A region from the Lysobacter antibioticus genome encodes:
- a CDS encoding lysophospholipid acyltransferase family protein has protein sequence MISQWLASGFSGAIRLLTGARALWRCAPSSDHRVYYGNHVSHGDFVMIWSALPPALRREVRPVAGADYWQRDALRRYLIREVFNGVLIERDPAERKQDAIETLCEAVDDGCSLILFPEGTRNQSDEPLLPFKSGLYHLAHRRPELEFVPVWIDNLARVMPKGKLLPLPLLCTATFGDTLRLGPDEDKPQFLERARNALLALSDHAHAHDHGGQAGRS, from the coding sequence ATGATTTCGCAGTGGCTGGCCAGCGGTTTCAGCGGCGCGATCCGGTTGCTGACCGGCGCACGCGCGTTGTGGCGATGTGCGCCCTCGTCCGATCATCGGGTCTATTACGGCAACCACGTCAGCCACGGCGATTTCGTGATGATCTGGTCGGCGCTGCCGCCGGCCTTGCGACGCGAGGTGCGACCGGTGGCCGGCGCCGATTACTGGCAGCGCGACGCGCTGCGCCGTTATCTGATCCGCGAAGTCTTCAACGGCGTGCTGATCGAGCGCGACCCGGCCGAGCGCAAGCAGGACGCCATCGAGACCTTGTGCGAGGCGGTCGATGATGGTTGTTCGCTGATCCTGTTTCCCGAAGGCACGCGCAACCAGAGCGACGAGCCGCTGTTGCCGTTCAAGAGCGGCCTGTATCACCTGGCGCACCGGCGGCCCGAACTCGAATTCGTGCCGGTGTGGATCGACAATCTGGCGCGGGTGATGCCGAAGGGTAAGCTGCTGCCCTTGCCGCTGCTGTGCACGGCGACCTTCGGCGACACCTTGCGGCTGGGCCCGGACGAGGACAAGCCCCAGTTCCTCGAACGCGCACGCAATGCCTTGCTGGCCTTGTCGGATCACGCGCATGCGCACGACCACGGCGGCCAGGCAGGCCGCTCATGA